Proteins from one Geomonas agri genomic window:
- a CDS encoding chalcone isomerase family protein: protein MRVLLVLILVLVVAGTAAAKDIEGVKIEPQVAVNSETLQLNGSGIRKKFFFKVYVGSLYSAKRLTSGSEALRDTGDKLIRMNFVIAKVEKEKIIEAFQEGFRNNTPELADSAEVKKFLSLITDDFKRGDQVDLFLGGDGTVTGKLNGKHLGTLVSRPLATAILAIYVGEHPADASLKKGMLGK from the coding sequence ATGAGAGTGCTACTGGTGTTGATCTTGGTGCTGGTTGTTGCCGGTACGGCGGCGGCGAAGGATATCGAGGGGGTGAAGATCGAACCGCAGGTGGCGGTGAACTCCGAAACGCTGCAGCTGAACGGCAGCGGCATCAGGAAAAAATTCTTCTTCAAGGTCTACGTGGGCTCGCTCTACTCTGCGAAACGCCTGACCAGCGGATCGGAGGCGCTGCGCGACACCGGGGACAAGTTGATCAGGATGAATTTCGTGATTGCGAAAGTGGAGAAGGAAAAGATCATTGAGGCGTTCCAGGAGGGCTTTCGCAACAACACGCCTGAACTTGCCGATTCGGCGGAGGTGAAAAAGTTCCTGTCTCTTATCACCGATGACTTCAAACGCGGCGACCAGGTCGATCTCTTTCTCGGCGGCGACGGCACCGTGACCGGAAAGCTCAACGGCAAACACCTCGGCACCTTGGTGTCCCGTCCCCTCGCCACCGCCATCCTCGCCATCTATGTGGGCGAACAT